The Lysinibacillus pakistanensis genome includes a window with the following:
- the thrS gene encoding threonine--tRNA ligase, giving the protein MSEMIKLTFPDGAVKEFAKGTSTDDVALSISPGLRKKAYAGKINGVLVDLKTPIEEDATIAIITQDDKEALEILRHSTAHLTAQAIKRLFPDVKLGIGPVIEGGFYYDIDSPTPITAEDLPTIEKEMKKIIAENLEVERKNVSRAEAQAIYKEIGDEYKLELLEAIPADEQVSIYYQGEFFDLCRGIHVPSTGKLREFKLLSLAGAYWRGNSDNKMLQRIYGTAFFKKEELKHHLQMLEEAKERDHRKIGKELDLFTTSQKVGQGLPLWLPNGATIRRVIERYIVDKELSLGYKHVYTPVLGSKELYQTSGHWDHYQDSIFPPMEMDNETLIMRPMNCPHHMMVYKNSMHSYRNLPLRIAELGTMHRYEMSGAVSGLQRVRGMTLNDAHIFVRPDQIKAEFQKVVQLILEVYKDFDLNDYSFRLSYRDPADTEKYFDDDEMWEKAQSMLKEAMDELGLDYFEAEGEAAFYGPKLDVQVKTAIGKEETLSTVQLDFLLPERFDLTYVGEDGKPHRPVVIHRGVVSTMERFVAFLIEEYKGAFPTWLAPVQVEVIPVSNEAHFDYAKQIEEQLTAAGLRVEMDDREEKLGYKIREAQMKKIPYMLVIGDKEVEANGVNVRRYGSKDSETISFEDFLATIKAEITK; this is encoded by the coding sequence ATGTCAGAAATGATTAAATTAACTTTTCCAGATGGCGCTGTAAAGGAATTTGCAAAAGGCACATCAACTGATGACGTAGCATTATCAATTAGCCCAGGTCTACGAAAAAAAGCTTATGCGGGTAAAATTAATGGTGTATTAGTGGATTTAAAAACACCAATTGAAGAGGATGCAACAATTGCTATTATTACACAAGATGATAAGGAAGCTCTTGAGATTTTACGACATTCAACAGCTCACTTAACTGCGCAAGCTATTAAACGTCTATTCCCAGATGTGAAGCTTGGTATTGGTCCAGTAATTGAAGGTGGATTCTATTATGATATTGACTCACCAACACCAATTACTGCTGAAGATCTACCTACAATTGAAAAAGAAATGAAAAAAATTATTGCGGAAAACCTAGAAGTAGAACGCAAAAATGTAAGCCGTGCTGAGGCTCAAGCAATCTATAAAGAAATTGGCGATGAATATAAATTAGAATTACTAGAAGCCATTCCTGCTGATGAGCAAGTGTCTATTTATTATCAAGGAGAATTTTTCGACCTTTGCCGTGGTATTCACGTACCATCAACTGGTAAGCTTCGTGAATTCAAGCTTTTATCTTTAGCGGGTGCTTATTGGAGAGGAAACTCTGATAATAAAATGCTTCAACGTATTTATGGTACTGCGTTCTTCAAAAAAGAGGAATTAAAACACCACCTACAAATGCTTGAAGAAGCTAAAGAGCGTGATCACCGTAAAATTGGGAAAGAATTAGACCTGTTCACAACTTCTCAAAAGGTAGGGCAAGGTTTACCACTTTGGTTACCAAATGGTGCAACAATTCGTCGTGTTATTGAGCGCTATATCGTGGATAAAGAATTATCACTTGGCTATAAGCATGTTTATACACCAGTATTAGGTTCAAAAGAGCTTTATCAAACTTCTGGTCACTGGGATCATTATCAAGATTCTATTTTCCCACCAATGGAAATGGATAATGAGACATTAATTATGCGTCCGATGAACTGTCCACACCATATGATGGTATACAAAAACAGCATGCATTCTTATCGTAACCTACCATTACGTATTGCAGAGCTTGGTACAATGCACCGCTATGAAATGTCAGGAGCAGTTTCAGGCCTACAACGTGTACGTGGGATGACTTTAAACGATGCTCATATTTTTGTTCGTCCAGACCAAATTAAAGCAGAATTCCAAAAAGTGGTGCAGTTAATTTTAGAGGTTTATAAAGATTTCGATTTAAATGATTATTCATTCCGCTTATCTTACCGCGACCCAGCAGATACAGAGAAATACTTCGATGATGATGAAATGTGGGAAAAAGCACAAAGCATGTTAAAAGAAGCAATGGATGAGCTTGGCTTAGATTACTTCGAAGCGGAAGGTGAGGCTGCATTCTATGGCCCTAAACTTGACGTACAAGTAAAAACAGCGATTGGTAAAGAAGAGACTTTATCAACAGTTCAACTAGACTTCTTATTACCTGAACGTTTTGATCTAACTTATGTTGGTGAAGATGGAAAGCCACATCGTCCAGTAGTTATTCACCGCGGTGTTGTTTCCACAATGGAACGTTTCGTAGCCTTCTTAATTGAAGAATACAAAGGCGCATTCCCAACGTGGTTAGCGCCAGTTCAAGTAGAAGTGATTCCAGTATCGAATGAAGCCCACTTCGACTATGCAAAACAAATTGAAGAGCAATTAACAGCAGCAGGCTTACGTGTTGAAATGGATGACCGTGAAGAAAAATTAGGCTATAAAATTCGTGAAGCACAAATGAAAAAAATCCCGTATATGCTTGTCATTGGGGATAAAGAAGTTGAGGCAAATGGCGTGAATGTACGTCGTTATGGCTCAAAAGATTCTGAAACAATTAGCTTTGAAGATTTCCTAGCAACTATAAAAGCAGAAATTACTAAATAA
- the dnaI gene encoding primosomal protein DnaI, protein MNGPLKRAVNVPSFQERYEAMRREILENPRVQDFLAAHANELSYDSIERNLPKLQEFISQSTVCCGCDNTDHCTNYLKGFIPTLRVVRNTVEMDYVRCEQKIREDERRDVANMIASMHMPKDVLQATIQDLMIDDESRVMIAQKAAQFVKATVESGKLPAKGYYLYGKFGVGKSFVLGALANELAAIKIRSVVVFVPEFLREMKNAIGDNTLNEKIDYVKKAPVLMLDDLGAETMTTWTRDEILGTIFHYRMAEQLPTFITSNFNYDELEHHLAQSQKGDIEVVKAGRIMERIKALTEPIEMRGKNRRM, encoded by the coding sequence ATTAATGGACCATTAAAAAGAGCAGTTAATGTACCATCATTTCAAGAGCGTTACGAAGCGATGCGTCGAGAAATTTTAGAAAACCCTCGTGTGCAAGATTTTTTAGCAGCGCATGCAAATGAGTTAAGCTATGATTCCATTGAGCGTAATTTACCGAAGCTTCAAGAGTTTATAAGTCAATCTACTGTTTGCTGTGGCTGTGACAATACAGATCATTGTACAAACTATTTAAAAGGTTTTATTCCAACTTTACGTGTCGTTCGAAATACTGTTGAAATGGATTATGTGCGTTGTGAGCAAAAAATACGTGAGGATGAACGCAGGGATGTAGCCAATATGATTGCAAGTATGCATATGCCTAAAGATGTACTTCAAGCAACCATTCAAGATTTAATGATTGACGACGAATCTCGCGTTATGATTGCGCAAAAAGCGGCACAATTTGTCAAGGCTACTGTGGAATCAGGGAAGCTCCCTGCGAAGGGCTATTATTTATACGGAAAGTTTGGTGTAGGGAAATCCTTTGTATTGGGTGCCTTGGCTAATGAATTAGCTGCTATCAAAATTCGTTCAGTAGTCGTTTTTGTGCCTGAATTTTTACGAGAAATGAAAAATGCCATTGGTGATAATACATTGAATGAAAAAATAGACTATGTGAAAAAGGCACCTGTGCTGATGCTTGATGACCTAGGAGCCGAAACGATGACCACTTGGACGAGGGATGAAATTTTGGGAACTATATTCCATTATCGTATGGCCGAGCAATTACCAACATTTATAACTTCTAATTTTAATTATGATGAATTGGAACATCATTTAGCACAATCACAAAAAGGTGATATCGAAGTAGTCAAAGCAGGACGGATTATGGAACGTATTAAAGCCTTAACGGAGCCCATTGAAATGCGTGGCAAAAATCGACGGATGTAA
- a CDS encoding replication initiation and membrane attachment family protein, translated as MSLIHLYKELQPADSFDIRLPHALSTQERQLVTLFYQPLTGAEPISLYLTLWAEAEQMPDQQMTHYYLMNVLGLPIGKIFEARIALEAIGLLRTWKKENTGERSFLYELIRPLDADSFMKDPLLSMFLFSKIGEQAYRRLRQRFIAPARDAEFKDVSRAFIDVYKPVNSNIPDDLQASKSSKDNQSKIYPFYFDQFDFELLKAGLSEQLVPASLLTLDVRETIAKLAFLYHLTALDMQKIVILALDDDVGISQERLRKAAADFYKLTVSKEPPKLMRINEPAPVEGAGHKTKDQELQQYLETTPPIQVLRDINNGKEPLQTSVQLAESLIVQHGMPVGVVNALLEYVMLTTDMKLPKKYVETIADHWVRKNIQTAKEAMELARQEHDKYTTWKNKPQTPSKSSQNVKGRSGKQREEKVPEWFYKRNEQQEESTSSTMDFEKERQKILKMLGKSDK; from the coding sequence ATGTCGTTGATTCATTTGTATAAGGAATTACAGCCTGCTGATTCTTTTGACATTCGTTTACCTCATGCACTTTCTACACAGGAACGTCAATTAGTAACATTATTTTATCAGCCATTAACTGGGGCAGAGCCGATAAGCCTTTATTTAACACTTTGGGCAGAAGCTGAGCAAATGCCAGATCAGCAAATGACACATTATTATTTAATGAATGTTTTAGGGCTTCCGATTGGTAAAATATTTGAGGCACGAATAGCACTTGAAGCGATTGGCTTATTACGTACATGGAAGAAAGAAAATACGGGAGAGCGAAGCTTTTTATATGAACTGATTCGTCCACTTGATGCAGATAGTTTTATGAAAGACCCGCTATTATCCATGTTTTTATTTAGTAAAATTGGAGAGCAAGCTTATCGGAGGCTGCGACAGCGCTTTATAGCTCCTGCAAGAGATGCTGAATTTAAAGATGTATCTCGCGCTTTTATTGATGTTTATAAGCCTGTAAATTCAAATATTCCGGATGATTTACAAGCTAGTAAGAGTAGCAAGGATAATCAGTCAAAAATATATCCGTTTTATTTTGACCAGTTTGATTTTGAGCTTCTTAAAGCAGGGTTATCTGAGCAATTAGTGCCTGCCAGTTTACTTACATTAGATGTTCGTGAAACGATTGCTAAACTTGCATTCCTGTATCATTTAACTGCACTAGATATGCAAAAAATAGTGATTCTAGCTTTAGATGATGATGTGGGCATTTCACAGGAGCGGCTTCGTAAGGCTGCAGCTGATTTTTATAAGCTAACTGTCTCAAAAGAGCCACCAAAATTGATGCGAATAAATGAGCCAGCCCCTGTAGAAGGAGCAGGACATAAAACAAAGGATCAGGAGCTACAGCAATACCTAGAAACCACACCTCCTATTCAAGTGCTACGAGATATTAATAACGGTAAAGAGCCTCTACAAACCTCTGTCCAACTTGCTGAAAGTTTAATTGTTCAGCATGGCATGCCAGTAGGAGTTGTCAATGCTCTTTTAGAATATGTAATGCTTACTACGGATATGAAGCTACCTAAAAAGTATGTAGAGACGATTGCAGATCATTGGGTTCGCAAAAATATTCAAACAGCTAAGGAAGCAATGGAGCTTGCGCGTCAGGAGCATGATAAATACACTACTTGGAAAAATAAACCCCAGACACCGAGTAAAAGCAGTCAAAATGTCAAAGGACGTTCAGGAAAGCAACGTGAAGAGAAGGTACCTGAATGGTTTTACAAGCGTAATGAGCAGCAGGAGGAAAGCACCTCAAGCACGATGGATTTTGAAAAAGAGCGTCAAAAAATATTAAAAATGCTAGGAAAAAGTGATAAGTAG
- the infC gene encoding translation initiation factor IF-3 has protein sequence MYVNEGIRARELRLIDHNGDQLGVKTRNEALEIAARVNLDLVLVAPQAKPPVARIMDYGKFKFEQQKKDREIRKNQKVIVMKEVRLSPTIDEHDFQTKLRNAIKFLEKGDKVKCSLRFKGRAITHKEIGQRVLDRFAEACAEVSTVEQKPKMEGRSMFLVLQPKNEK, from the coding sequence ATGTATGTAAACGAAGGCATTCGCGCACGTGAACTTCGATTAATCGATCACAATGGTGACCAGCTTGGTGTAAAGACACGTAATGAAGCGCTAGAAATCGCCGCTCGTGTAAACTTGGATCTTGTCCTTGTGGCCCCTCAAGCCAAGCCGCCAGTCGCTCGTATCATGGACTATGGTAAATTTAAGTTTGAACAGCAAAAGAAAGACCGTGAAATTCGTAAAAATCAAAAGGTCATCGTCATGAAAGAGGTTCGTTTGAGCCCAACAATTGATGAACATGATTTCCAAACGAAGTTACGTAATGCGATTAAATTCCTTGAAAAAGGCGATAAAGTTAAATGTAGCCTACGTTTCAAAGGTCGTGCGATTACACATAAAGAAATTGGTCAACGTGTGCTAGATCGCTTTGCTGAAGCTTGTGCTGAAGTATCGACGGTAGAACAAAAGCCGAAGATGGAAGGCCGAAGCATGTTCTTAGTTCTTCAACCAAAGAACGAGAAATAA
- the coaE gene encoding dephospho-CoA kinase (Dephospho-CoA kinase (CoaE) performs the final step in coenzyme A biosynthesis.), whose amino-acid sequence MIIGLTGSIASGKSTVAKMITALGLPIVDADIVARDVVEPGTETLALIAEQFGQDILLEDGTLNRAKLGDIIFHEPAKRKILNDIMHPAIRQEMLRQRDAYLEAGNKHVVMDIPLLFESKLQHFVERIIVVSVSEEVQLRRLMERNNLSKEDALVRMHSQLPMSVKEKGAHAVIYNNENLGQTEDQLKKILTKWDVIDAN is encoded by the coding sequence ATGATTATCGGATTAACAGGAAGTATTGCCAGTGGAAAAAGTACCGTTGCGAAAATGATAACAGCTCTTGGTTTGCCAATTGTCGATGCAGATATTGTAGCGCGCGATGTTGTGGAACCAGGAACGGAAACACTAGCATTAATCGCTGAGCAATTTGGACAAGATATTCTGCTGGAAGATGGCACTTTAAATCGTGCTAAACTTGGCGATATTATTTTCCATGAGCCTGCAAAGCGTAAAATTTTAAATGATATTATGCATCCAGCTATTCGTCAGGAAATGCTGCGCCAGCGCGATGCCTATTTAGAGGCTGGCAACAAGCATGTCGTAATGGATATCCCACTCCTATTTGAAAGTAAGTTACAGCATTTCGTTGAGCGAATCATTGTAGTTTCTGTGAGCGAGGAAGTCCAGCTTCGCCGTTTAATGGAGCGCAACAATTTGTCGAAGGAGGATGCATTAGTGCGAATGCATTCACAGCTCCCAATGTCAGTGAAGGAAAAGGGAGCACATGCAGTTATTTACAATAATGAAAATTTAGGACAAACAGAGGACCAATTGAAAAAAATTCTTACAAAATGGGATGTTATAGATGCTAATTAA
- a CDS encoding glyceraldehyde-3-phosphate dehydrogenase, whose product MTVSIAINGFGRIGRMVFRQAIVQEGLNIVAINASYPAETLAHLIKYDTNHGTFEGTVEPAGDALIVNGKRVQIISERDPLKLPWATMGVDIVIEATGKFNDREKAAMHLEAGAKKVILTAPGKNEDVTIVLGVNDDKLDIAKHDVISNASCTTNCLAPVAKVLNDTFGIDNGLMTTVHAYTNDQKNLDNPHKDLRRARGCAQSIIPTSTGAAKALKLVLPELEGKIHGMALRVPTPNVSLVDLVVDLNTDVTVDSVNAAFVNAATEGPMKGILNFSVEPLVSSDYNTTTYSSTVDGLSTMVMGSRKVKVLAWYDNEWGYSARVVDLVKKVANALETVNA is encoded by the coding sequence ATGACAGTATCAATTGCTATTAATGGTTTCGGACGTATCGGACGTATGGTTTTCCGCCAAGCGATCGTACAAGAGGGTTTAAATATTGTTGCTATTAACGCGAGCTATCCAGCAGAAACGTTAGCACATTTGATTAAGTATGACACAAATCACGGAACATTTGAAGGTACGGTTGAACCAGCAGGCGATGCTTTAATTGTAAATGGTAAACGTGTTCAAATTATTAGCGAGCGTGACCCTTTAAAATTACCATGGGCTACAATGGGTGTAGATATTGTTATCGAAGCAACTGGTAAATTTAATGATCGTGAAAAAGCTGCGATGCACTTAGAAGCAGGGGCAAAGAAAGTAATCTTAACAGCACCAGGTAAAAACGAGGACGTAACAATTGTTTTAGGTGTAAATGACGATAAACTTGATATTGCAAAACATGATGTTATTTCAAATGCATCTTGTACTACAAATTGCTTAGCACCAGTTGCGAAAGTATTAAATGACACATTTGGTATCGATAATGGCTTAATGACAACTGTTCATGCCTATACAAATGACCAAAAGAACCTAGATAATCCACATAAAGATTTACGTCGTGCACGTGGATGCGCGCAGTCAATCATTCCAACATCTACAGGCGCTGCAAAAGCATTGAAATTGGTATTACCAGAATTAGAAGGAAAAATTCATGGTATGGCACTTCGTGTTCCAACACCAAACGTATCCTTAGTGGACCTTGTAGTGGATTTAAATACAGATGTAACAGTAGATTCTGTTAATGCTGCATTTGTGAATGCTGCTACTGAAGGACCAATGAAAGGAATTTTAAACTTCTCAGTTGAGCCTCTAGTATCTTCTGATTACAATACAACAACTTACTCTTCTACAGTTGATGGACTTTCGACAATGGTAATGGGTAGCCGCAAAGTAAAAGTACTTGCCTGGTACGACAATGAATGGGGTTATTCTGCACGTGTAGTAGATCTTGTGAAAAAAGTGGCAAACGCTTTAGAAACAGTTAACGCATAA
- the nrdR gene encoding transcriptional regulator NrdR: MRCPSCQFNGTRVVDSRPVDDNKEIRRRRECESCGFRFTTFEKIEETPLVVVKKEGSREEFSREKVLRGLIRACEKRPVALDVLEQLVLSIEKDLRRIGNSEVRSEDVGEMVMDRLAKIDEVAYVRFASVYRQFKDINVFIEEIKDIIQRQTEQKS, translated from the coding sequence ATGAGATGTCCATCTTGCCAATTTAACGGAACGCGTGTAGTGGATTCGAGGCCAGTAGATGATAATAAAGAAATTCGAAGACGTCGTGAATGCGAGTCATGTGGCTTTCGCTTTACAACGTTTGAAAAAATTGAAGAGACACCACTTGTTGTTGTAAAAAAAGAAGGTTCACGTGAGGAGTTTAGTCGTGAAAAGGTACTTCGTGGGCTTATTCGTGCTTGTGAAAAACGTCCAGTTGCCCTAGATGTACTTGAGCAACTCGTATTATCGATTGAAAAAGACCTCCGTCGTATTGGTAATTCAGAAGTACGCTCTGAGGATGTTGGGGAAATGGTAATGGACCGCCTAGCGAAAATCGATGAGGTAGCATATGTCCGCTTTGCATCGGTTTATCGTCAATTTAAGGACATCAATGTCTTTATTGAAGAAATTAAAGATATTATTCAACGTCAGACAGAGCAAAAATCTTAA